The Neurospora crassa OR74A linkage group I, whole genome shotgun sequence genome segment ggttttttttttttttgagtcTACTCATCGGTCTCGAGAAGAGTGGTGACGGGAACACCGCCGAGCTTCTCACGACCCTTGAGGAAAGCAATCTCAAGGATGAAGAGATAACCGATCGTCTCACCACCGAGCTTCTTGACGAGCTcgccagcggcagcagcggagCCACCTGTAAAAATTGATGTAAGCCAAATTGAACTGCAAGGTTGCCAATGGGGCGAGGCCAGAATCCAGCGTAGCGCTGAGATGGGATTGGCGTGATAGAGCAAAAAGATGGGACATGACGAAGCGATTgccaagaaagaaaaagtggGCACATAATGCTTACCAGTAGCAATGATATCGTCGACGATAAGAACCTTCTGGCCGGGCTTGATGGCGCCATCCTGCATCTGGAAGAAGTCGGTGCCGTACTCCTTCTCGTAGGCGGCAGTGACGCAGGGACCAGGCATCTTGCCCTGCTTGCGGACGGGGACGAAGCTAGCACCCATTCTCAAGGCAAGAGAGGGGCCGAAAAGAAAGCCGCGGGCATCGAGACCGACAATGACATCGGGCTTCTGGTGGGAGAGCTCGAtctggagctggagagcgacgaggagggcCTCGTGGGTCTTAACGTCctggaagagggggaggatatCGATAAAGTTGATGCCGGGAATGGGGAAGTCGGGGAACGACCTCAAGGCGGCCATCAGCTTTACCTTTGTACTGGCGagttcggcggcggcggcgggggaggaggaggactcgAGTCCCGCGGCATCTTGGCTGATGGTGGATTGCGTGTTGGCGGTGTTGTCCTGGGTCGAGGTAACAAGGTCTGCCGCTTGGGGGGCAGATTCGGCGTTGGCGCTCATGttgagagagagaagagagaaaagaggggaaagaggTTCTGGACGGCTCGCGCCTATCTATGTGGGATATAAAGGAGGGCTGGCTAAAGCAACCTAAGCGTTCGGTTGGTGTCAGACAATGACTTCTCCTAATGGCAGCCTGCGCCGCTGCGGTGACAGGCCACCTAGATTCCGGCCGCGGGAAAGGACCGAAGTGTTGGGGGGGGGCGTGAAGCTCAAGGGTGTATGTAAGGAGTGATAAATGATAGGGCGGGCTGCAGACGCGAGCCGGGGACGAGACGAGGGGTGTTGCTCTGGGTGGGTGCCGATGCGTGCTGGGTATGCGTGCTGCTGTGGGTGTGAATAGAATGGACGGGATAGTCTGGACCTACCTAGGGGACTCGGAACTGCTGTGAGCGGACTGTACGTTCAAAGTACGTACAAAATTCACAAGAATGGCGAGCGGTgtaaagaagggaaaagagagagagagggaaaaaagggaCACGGCGGGGAAGCGAAGGGGATCCAATTATCGACCAGGAGAACAAGCGGGCGCAAATCGCAAACACGCACGACGGCGACCtcagtgaaaaaaaaaacagagatGCTAAAATGGGCGGGTCCGGTGGTAGCCGGAAAGAGGTAAATGGAGCCGCGGCACCGTCCGGGGCCCGTCGTAGAGTGGAGTCGGTGAGACCCTCAATGTTCGTCTGAATGGCTGATATCGCAGTATCGCAGTATCGCAGTATCGCCCAACGGTCACCGGCATCAGCCATAGAGGTTCCCCTCTACTATCACGGAGCTATATCACCGAGACGTTGTAAAACCGGCAGCGTAACAGCTTGATGAACCATGGCGAGAGATAGCCGAAGGTACCTGGCATTGGATATACTGGAGGTGGATTTACCCCTTGGATGTGTTGCGCAGTGTCGAGGTTCTGGACCCTGATGGAGACGAGTTCATCATCTTATCAACGTCGGCCGGTGTTTACGTGCCGCCCAATCACGGGCGTATAGCGGGCCAACGACAAATCGGTTTTCAGCACATGGAATCAAGAGGTGATTCGAAATATGACGAGTAGACTGCCAAAAAGAAAGTCTATAATGGGCCTCGTCGGAACAGGCAGGCTGGGTGTAACGGTTTGTGAtggagtgtgtgtgtgtgtaagcTCGATGAGGTGCGT includes the following:
- a CDS encoding adenine phosphoribosyltransferase — encoded protein: MSANAESAPQAADLVTSTQDNTANTQSTISQDAAGLESSSSPAAAAELASTKVKLMAALRSFPDFPIPGINFIDILPLFQDVKTHEALLVALQLQIELSHQKPDVIVGLDARGFLFGPSLALRMGASFVPVRKQGKMPGPCVTAAYEKEYGTDFFQMQDGAIKPGQKVLIVDDIIATGGSAAAAGELVKKLGGETIGYLFILEIAFLKGREKLGGVPVTTLLETDE